In the genome of Oenanthe melanoleuca isolate GR-GAL-2019-014 chromosome 21, OMel1.0, whole genome shotgun sequence, one region contains:
- the PERM1 gene encoding PGC-1 and ERR-induced regulator in muscle protein 1: MDNFEYSIQLNDREWAEFVRASEECSLAPASLATAEEQSLSDIEQGDTSGRDCPRSGEPGTAARRGSEPAAGTGSAAPRGAATDTALRWPQPAGQLPELLSGGGDEAQLGSAGRFLCDSGEPGLALAAMPSAQRRQPPRPPTATTAAGGTGQASSGQDTAEKGEAMEPPEQGGQAGGGQTPGAQPGAVAQPGEVTQPGMMAQTGLVTQPGAVAQPGVMAQPGKAPAASGSAEGAAERSAEPPGDPPSPSLGSQPRVAAEEEKPGPEPSSPGGSPSVVRPKVPAQPRKSRRQRGASGTEGERDPAGAAAPGAGKAPPGSPMSPRKGRGKDKAAKGALVRLGSEEAAENKRSVPGPGGDGGDAPPKQRGKEPGAQSPGKAKATKQPKAGLGVRDSVPAVPEVCQEMPGKPLQPGSVAAFGGNAAEGAGGEPAAEIPGIPAAEIPGIPAAEIPRIPAAEIPGIPAAEIPRIPAAEIPRIPAAEIPGIPAAEIPGIPAAEIPRIPAAEIPGIPAAEIPGAPAAEIPGIPAAEIPGIPAAEIPGIPAAEIPGIPAAEIPGIPAAEIPGIATAEIPAAPAAEIPRKSAAVIPRKLSEIPGAPAAEISAVPAAEIPWEPSAAIPRKPVAEIPWEPAPGIPRIPTVGIPWEPAGGIPRSPAIEIPRIPAAEIPRIPAIEIPCEPAAEIPTIPGAGIPWEAAAEVPRARSPLCFADGASPKSNSLDVTWPEMYEYLFCDSQEEEELGSSLEGRKSPLPREISWPELYEYLFNEPEGSRKKGKAKDRKRKKFSSLERAGRRKEAPSPAPGEDTVVIPVPDVYEHFFPERAPSRMGWRGIFSMASASEVKKAVGALRSLLQRQVQQGGGRASGSGALVPRRSGEQLALVPLGAAQVWPEDGDTALALRGAAEEPRVPSHKDMCLVFCAFASWAVKTSDLQAPDAWKTMFLASFGTLSAIRYFRRQVREGHPRT, encoded by the coding sequence ATGGATAACTTCGAGTACAGCATCCAGCTGAACGACCGCGAGTGGGCCGAGTTCGTGCGGGCCTCCGAGGAGTGCAGCCTGGCGCCGGCCTCGCTGGCCACGGCCGAGGAGCAGAGCCTCAGTGACATTGAGCAAGGGGACACCTCGGGCCGGGACTGTCCCCGCAGCGGCGAGCCGGGGACCGCGGCCAGGCGGGGCAGCGAGCCAGCGGCTGGCACGGGCAGCGCTGCGCCACGTGGGGCGGCCACTGACACCGCCCTGCGCTGGCCACAGCCCGCGGGGCAGCTCCCGGAGCTGCTGTCGGGCGGCGGGGACGAAGCGCAGCTGGGCTCTGCGGGCAGGTTCCTGTGTGACAGCGGCGAGCCCGGCCTGGCACTCGCCGCCATGCCCAGCGCGCAGAGGAGGCAGCCACCAAGGCCACCCACGGCCACCACGGCTGCTGGTGGCACCGGCCAGGCCAGTTCTGGGCAGGACACGGCGGAGAAAGGAGAGGCCATGGAGCCCCCCGAGCAGGGCGGGCAGGCTGGAGGGGGACAAACCCCGGGGGCACAGCCGGGAGCGGTGGCACAGCCGGGAGAGGTGACACAACCAGGAATGATGGCACAGACAGGATTGGTGACACAGCCGGGAGcggtggcacagccaggagtgatggcacagccaggaaaggctccagcagcctctggctCCGCGGAGGGAGCGGCCGAGAGAAGCGCTGAGCCCCCGGGGGACCCCCCGAGCCCATCGCTGGGGTCGCAGCCCAGGGTGGCGGCGGAGGAGGAGAAGCCGGGCCCGGAGCCGAGCTCCCCGGGCGGATCCCCCAGCGTGGTTCGGCCCAAGGTGCCGGCCCAGCCCAGGAAGAGCCGCAGGCAGCGCGGAGCCAGCGGCACCGAGGGGGAGCGGGACCCTGCGGGCGCCGCGGCACCGGGAGCCGGGAAGGCACCGCCGGGATCCCCGATGTCCCCTCggaagggcagagggaaggacaAGGCGGCCAAGGGAGCGCTGGTGAGGCTGGGCAGCGAGGAGGCGGCCGAGAACAAGCGGTCGGTGCCCGGCCCGGGCGGGGACGGCGGCGATGCTCCCCCAAAGCAGAGGGGGAAGGAGCCGGGGGCGCAGTCCCCAGGGAAGGCAAAGGCCACCAAGCAGccaaaggcagggctgggcgTACGTGACAGTGTCCCCGCGGTCCCTGAGGTGTGCCAGGAGATGCCAGGGAAGCCTCTGCAGCCCGGGAGCGTGGCAGCGTTTGGAGGGAATGctgctgagggggctgggggggagcCTGCTGCTGAGATCCCCggaattcctgcagctgagatccccggaattcctgcagctgagatccccagaattcctgcagctgagatccccggaattcctgctgctgagatccccagaattcctgcagctgagatccccagaattcctgctgctgagatccccggaattcctgctgctgagatccccggaattcctgctgctgagatccccagaattcctgcagctgagatccccggaattcctgctgctgagatccctggagctcctgcagctgagatccctggaattcctgcagctgagatccctggaattcctgcagctgagatccctggaattcctgcagctgagatccctggaattcctgctgctgagatccccggaattcctgctgctgagatcCCTGGAATTGCTACTGCTGagatccctgctgctcctgctgctgagattCCCAGGAAGTCTGCAGCTGTTATTCCCAGGAAACTCTCAGAGatccctggagctcctgcagctgagatctctgcagttcctgcagctgAGATCCCTTGGGAGCCTTCAGCTGCCATTCCCAGGAAACCCGTGGCTGAAATCCCTTGGGAGCCAGCACCTGGGATCCCCAGGATTCCTACAGTGGGGATCCCTTGGGAGCCTGCAGGAGGGATCCCCAGGAGTCCTGCAATTGAGATCCCCAGGATCCCTGCAGCTGAAATCCCCAGGATCCCTGCGATTGAGATCCCGTGTGAGCCTGCAGCTGAGATCCCCAccattcctggagctgggatcccctgggaagctgcagctgaggtccccagggccaggagccCGCTGTGCTTTGCTGATGGAGCCTCTCCCAAGTCCAACTCTCTGGATGTGACCTGGCCCGAGATGTACGAGTACCTGTTCTGCGAttcccaggaggaggaggagctgggcagctccCTGGAGGGCAGGAAATCCCCCTTGCCCAGGGAAATCTCCTGGCCTGAACTCTACGAGTACCTGTTCAATGAGCCagaaggaagcaggaaaaaaggcaaagcgaaagacaggaaaagaaagaagttcAGCAGCTTGGAGCGCGCTGGGAGGCGAAAGGAggctcccagcccggccccagGCGAGGACACCGTGGTTATCCCAGTCCCTGACGTGTATGAACACTTCTTCCCAGAGAGAGCccccagcaggatgggctggagaGGGATCTTCTCCATGGCCTCAGCCTCGGAGGTGAAGAAAGCTGTGGGGGCTTTGAGgtccctgctgcagaggcaggtgcagcagggaggaggccGAGCCTCGGGCTCTGGTGCCCTGGTGCCCAGGAGGTCCGGGGAGCAGCTGGCCCTGGTCCcgctgggagcagcccaggtgTGGCCAGAGGATGGAGACACGGCCCTGGCACTGAGAG